A genome region from Methylohalobius crimeensis 10Ki includes the following:
- a CDS encoding GIDE domain-containing protein, translated as MGSQLRDIVTGASPVQFWGVAAVLILVTLWLFYRGFRGLRRARLIEDTPTARIRSAPQGYVELEGEAVILPGEPVYAPLSGRPCVWYEYRIEHRETVFEKGRRRQRWVSLEHDTSDALFGLEDGTGRCVVDPEGAEMHPLHVLNWRGHERYPRNTPPGHSDFLGPYRYVESFIEPGDFLYALGWFHSLKESAERGLAEETRALLRRWKGDQKSLLQRFDLNGDGQIDMKEWQIVRKQAAREVLQTRMREPADETVHLICKPRDRRPFILAASRQSELASRYRQGAAGALALFLVGCIALTWAVQLRLS; from the coding sequence ATGGGGTCCCAGTTGCGCGACATCGTCACCGGGGCATCCCCGGTACAGTTCTGGGGGGTGGCAGCGGTGCTGATATTGGTGACCCTGTGGCTGTTTTATCGAGGCTTTCGTGGGCTGCGCCGCGCCCGCCTGATCGAGGATACCCCCACCGCTCGAATCCGCTCCGCGCCCCAAGGCTATGTGGAGTTGGAGGGTGAGGCGGTGATTTTGCCCGGCGAACCGGTGTACGCGCCTCTGAGCGGTCGCCCCTGTGTCTGGTACGAGTATCGGATCGAACATCGGGAAACGGTGTTCGAAAAGGGGCGTCGACGCCAGCGCTGGGTGAGTTTGGAGCACGATACCAGCGATGCGCTTTTTGGCCTGGAGGACGGTACCGGACGCTGTGTGGTGGACCCGGAAGGGGCGGAAATGCATCCTCTTCACGTGTTGAATTGGCGGGGGCATGAGCGATATCCTCGCAATACGCCGCCCGGTCACAGCGATTTTTTGGGGCCCTACCGTTATGTGGAAAGCTTCATCGAACCGGGGGATTTTCTGTACGCCTTGGGCTGGTTTCATTCCCTCAAAGAGTCCGCCGAACGAGGATTGGCGGAAGAAACCCGAGCCTTGCTGAGGCGGTGGAAAGGGGACCAAAAATCCTTATTGCAGCGTTTCGATCTCAACGGCGACGGTCAGATCGATATGAAAGAGTGGCAGATCGTGCGTAAACAGGCCGCTCGCGAGGTATTGCAGACACGCATGCGAGAGCCTGCGGACGAGACGGTACATTTGATCTGCAAACCTCGGGACAGGCGGCCGTTTATCTTGGCTGCCAGCCGGCAATCGGAGTTGGCGTCCCGTTACCGCCAAGGGGCGGCCGGTGCGCTGGCCTTGTTTTTAGTCGGTTGTATCGCCTTGACCTGGGCCGTCCAATTGCGCCTCAGTTGA